In Brevundimonas subvibrioides, a genomic segment contains:
- a CDS encoding putative 2OG-Fe(II) oxygenase, translating to MKPPPIDWASAAGRQADAIRSLELLVAARPQSAVAEHNLAAALGDAGDAAGACDAAMRAMAKGGNAPETWLVLARALVALSRLTEADAALTEALHRRPGYADALRDRVQLRWMQTGDPKGALGEIDALLASSAATPTLAQLRASIAREIMDPLEAYRGLEPWLEGPHPHGLDIAASSAAAEFDPQLALDHAEAAVEAAPADIEARVVRLGALLAIGRAAEAAKGLDDHLAALPDDQYALALRYVAWRVLGDPRALSKADYERLARPFDLTVPTDPDSDWLKRAATGLRKLHPFRAQPLGQSIRSGVQAALDPRYAGDPAIDTIFARLTPSIETYVADMAGRADPMSRRASPKGGHEVVGAWSVRLKAGGRHSDHVHPKGWVSSAFYVEMPSPLPDQPRAGWLRLGGCRLGVGLELAPEYWVEAMPGRVVLFPSWMWHGTEPFQGDGERLTVAFDVQPG from the coding sequence TTGAAGCCTCCCCCGATCGACTGGGCCAGTGCCGCCGGACGCCAGGCCGATGCGATCAGATCGCTGGAGCTTCTGGTCGCTGCGCGGCCGCAAAGCGCCGTTGCCGAGCATAACCTGGCGGCGGCATTGGGGGATGCCGGTGATGCGGCAGGCGCTTGCGATGCCGCCATGCGCGCCATGGCCAAGGGTGGCAATGCCCCGGAAACATGGCTTGTCCTGGCCCGCGCTCTTGTCGCGCTGAGCCGACTCACCGAAGCGGACGCAGCGCTGACGGAAGCCCTGCATCGTCGCCCGGGCTATGCCGACGCCTTGCGGGACCGGGTTCAACTGAGGTGGATGCAGACCGGTGATCCGAAGGGTGCGCTGGGCGAAATCGATGCCTTGCTGGCTTCATCCGCTGCCACCCCGACACTGGCGCAACTGCGCGCTTCTATCGCCCGCGAAATCATGGACCCTCTGGAGGCCTATCGCGGTCTGGAGCCGTGGCTTGAAGGGCCGCACCCGCACGGTCTCGACATCGCCGCCTCCAGTGCAGCCGCCGAGTTCGATCCACAACTGGCGCTCGACCACGCCGAGGCAGCGGTCGAGGCCGCGCCCGCTGATATCGAGGCTCGCGTTGTCCGCCTCGGCGCTCTTCTCGCGATCGGGCGCGCAGCCGAGGCCGCGAAGGGCCTGGACGATCATTTGGCCGCCCTGCCCGACGACCAGTATGCCCTGGCCCTGCGCTATGTCGCCTGGCGAGTGCTGGGTGATCCTCGGGCGCTTTCAAAAGCGGACTATGAACGGCTGGCGAGACCGTTCGACCTGACGGTTCCGACTGACCCTGACAGCGACTGGCTAAAGCGCGCCGCGACAGGCCTGCGGAAGCTGCACCCCTTCCGCGCCCAGCCATTGGGTCAGTCGATCCGGTCGGGCGTTCAGGCCGCACTGGACCCCCGGTATGCCGGCGACCCCGCCATCGACACGATCTTTGCCCGGTTGACCCCGTCGATCGAAACCTATGTTGCCGACATGGCCGGTCGGGCCGATCCGATGAGCCGCCGGGCATCGCCCAAGGGCGGGCATGAGGTGGTCGGTGCCTGGTCCGTGCGGCTCAAGGCTGGCGGCCGTCACAGCGACCATGTCCATCCGAAAGGTTGGGTGTCGTCCGCCTTCTATGTCGAAATGCCATCCCCCCTGCCCGACCAGCCACGCGCGGGCTGGCTGCGGCTGGGGGGCTGCAGGCTTGGCGTTGGCCTGGAGCTGGCACCCGAATACTGGGTCGAGGCCATGCCCGGGCGCGTCGTGCTGTTTCCGTCGTGGATGTGGCACGGTACGGAGCCGTTCCAGGGCGATGGTGAACGCTTGACGGTCGCATTCGACGTGCAGCCCGGATGA
- a CDS encoding CTP synthase, with protein MARYVFITGGVVSSLGKGLASAALGALLQARGYKVRLRKLDPYLNVDPGTMSPYQHGEVFVTDDGAETDLDLGHYERFTGVSAARSDNITTGRIYSTIIEKERRGDYLGATVQVIPHVTDQIKSFCLTPALTDEGEEVDFVLVEIGGTVGDIEGLPFFEAIRQLGQDLERGQSCFVHLTLLPFIKTAGEMKTKPTQHSVKELRSIGIQPDILLCRCEFPIPPEEKRKIGLFCNVRETGVIQAMDSADIYAVPLDYHREGLDAEVLAHFGIKDAPEPDLTQWQEIARRRLQPDGEVTVAVVGKYTVLKDAYKSLIEALHHGGVANNVKVNIDWVEADTFEGDRELCEQRLQDAHAVLVPGGFGERGAEGKIEAARFARERNIPYFGICFGMQMAVIEAARNQAGLTRASSTEFGPTDEPVVGLMTEWTQGNQRVLRQQGGDLGGTMRLGAYDSTLTPGSKIAEIYGTTAISERHRHRYEVNINYRDAIEARGLRFAGLSPDGVLPETVERIDHPWFIGVQYHPELKSRPFKPHPLFASFIEAALVQSRLV; from the coding sequence GTGGCTAGATATGTCTTCATCACGGGCGGCGTGGTTTCCTCGCTGGGCAAGGGACTGGCGTCGGCGGCCCTGGGTGCCCTGCTTCAGGCACGCGGCTACAAGGTCCGGCTTCGCAAGCTCGATCCCTATCTGAACGTCGATCCGGGGACGATGAGCCCCTATCAGCACGGCGAGGTCTTCGTGACCGACGACGGGGCCGAAACCGACCTCGATCTGGGTCACTACGAGCGGTTCACCGGTGTATCGGCGGCCAGGTCGGACAACATCACCACCGGCCGCATCTATTCGACCATCATTGAGAAGGAACGGCGCGGCGACTATCTGGGGGCCACGGTACAGGTCATTCCGCACGTCACCGACCAGATCAAATCCTTCTGCCTGACGCCCGCCCTCACCGATGAGGGCGAGGAGGTCGATTTCGTTCTGGTCGAGATCGGCGGCACGGTCGGCGACATCGAGGGCCTGCCGTTCTTCGAGGCGATCCGCCAGTTGGGCCAGGACCTGGAGCGGGGCCAGTCGTGCTTCGTCCACCTGACGCTGCTGCCGTTCATCAAGACGGCCGGGGAGATGAAGACCAAGCCGACGCAGCACTCGGTCAAGGAACTGCGCTCCATCGGCATCCAGCCGGACATCCTGCTGTGCCGCTGCGAGTTCCCCATCCCGCCCGAGGAGAAGCGCAAGATCGGCCTGTTCTGCAATGTGCGCGAGACGGGCGTGATCCAGGCGATGGATTCGGCCGACATCTATGCCGTGCCGCTGGACTATCACCGCGAGGGTCTGGACGCCGAGGTCCTCGCCCACTTCGGCATCAAGGACGCGCCAGAGCCCGACCTGACCCAGTGGCAGGAGATCGCACGTCGTCGGCTGCAGCCCGACGGCGAGGTCACGGTCGCCGTGGTCGGCAAATACACGGTCCTGAAGGACGCCTATAAATCCCTGATCGAGGCGCTCCATCACGGCGGGGTGGCCAACAACGTCAAGGTCAACATCGACTGGGTCGAGGCCGACACCTTCGAGGGCGACCGCGAGCTGTGTGAACAGCGGCTTCAGGACGCCCACGCGGTCCTGGTGCCGGGCGGCTTCGGCGAGCGGGGCGCAGAAGGCAAGATCGAGGCGGCGCGGTTCGCCCGCGAGCGCAACATCCCCTATTTCGGCATCTGCTTCGGCATGCAGATGGCGGTCATCGAGGCGGCCCGGAACCAGGCAGGGCTGACCCGGGCCTCCTCCACCGAATTCGGTCCGACCGACGAGCCTGTGGTCGGGCTGATGACCGAATGGACGCAAGGGAACCAGCGCGTGCTTCGTCAGCAGGGCGGGGACCTGGGGGGCACCATGCGGCTGGGGGCCTATGACTCGACGCTGACCCCGGGATCGAAAATCGCCGAAATCTACGGAACCACGGCCATCAGCGAGCGTCACCGCCACCGTTACGAGGTCAACATCAACTATCGCGATGCGATCGAGGCCAGGGGCCTGCGGTTCGCCGGCCTGTCGCCCGACGGCGTCCTGCCCGAGACCGTCGAACGCATTGATCACCCGTGGTTCATCGGGGTCCAGTACCATCCGGAGCTGAAGAGCCGGCCGTTCAAGCCCCATCCGCTGTTCGCCAGCTTCATCGAGGCGGCGCTGGTGCAGAGTCGGCTTGTTTGA
- the katG gene encoding catalase/peroxidase HPI, whose translation MDGSDIVEPTTKCPLRHGVRFHTSFGGRSNRDWWPNQLNLKILSQHSSMVSPFAPTFRYADELEKLDVEALKADLRALQTDSKDWWPADFGHYGPFFVRMAWHSAGTYRTGDGRGGAGAGTQRFAPLNSWPDNGNLDKARRLIWPIKQKYGNRISWADLMILAADVGMETMGFKTFGFAFGREDVWEPAEDVYWGAEDSWLGDARYQGERELDKPLAAVQMGLIYVNPEGPNGRADPAASAHDIRETFARMAMNDEETVALIAGGHTFGKAHGAGNPEHVGVEPEGAAIVEQGLGWRNSFESGKGPHTITSGLEGAWTSHPTRWDNGYFDLLFKYDWELTRSPAGAQQWTPVNIADEDLAPDAHDPSRRVKPMMATTDIALKTDPAYLEISKRFHAHPDQFADAFARAWFKLTHRDMGPRARYRGPLVPKEVLIWQDPIPDVDHPLVEAADIADLKARIFASGLSVSELVATAWASASTFRGSDKRGGANGARIRLEPQKDWAVNQPAQLARVLSALEAIQTAFNAAQAGGKKISLADLIVLAGSLAVQKAAQDAGFDVEVPFTPGRMDASQAQTDIESFDVLEPTADAFRNYLKTEYTLTAEELMIDRAQLLTLTAPEMTVLVGGLRALNINTDGVQHGVFTKRPGQLTNDFFVNLLDMDTVWTATSDEEAEFEGRDRATGAPKWTATRVDLVFGSNSQLRALAEVYAQSDSGEKFVTDFVAAWTKIMNADRFDLR comes from the coding sequence ATGGACGGCAGCGATATCGTCGAGCCCACCACCAAATGCCCGCTGCGGCATGGCGTGCGGTTTCACACCAGCTTTGGCGGACGCTCGAACCGCGACTGGTGGCCCAACCAGCTGAACCTGAAAATCCTGTCGCAGCATTCCTCGATGGTCAGCCCGTTCGCGCCGACCTTCCGCTATGCTGACGAACTGGAAAAGCTGGACGTCGAGGCGCTGAAGGCGGACCTGCGCGCGCTGCAGACCGATTCAAAGGACTGGTGGCCGGCCGATTTCGGCCACTATGGCCCGTTCTTTGTGCGTATGGCCTGGCATAGCGCGGGCACTTATCGGACCGGCGATGGACGCGGCGGCGCGGGGGCGGGCACGCAGAGGTTCGCTCCGCTGAACAGCTGGCCGGACAACGGCAACCTCGACAAGGCGCGCCGCCTGATCTGGCCGATCAAGCAGAAATACGGAAACCGGATCAGCTGGGCCGATCTGATGATCCTGGCCGCCGACGTCGGCATGGAGACGATGGGCTTCAAGACCTTCGGCTTCGCCTTTGGTCGCGAGGACGTCTGGGAACCGGCCGAGGATGTTTACTGGGGGGCCGAGGACAGCTGGCTGGGCGATGCGCGCTACCAGGGCGAGCGCGAGCTCGACAAGCCGCTGGCCGCTGTCCAGATGGGTTTGATCTATGTGAACCCGGAAGGCCCCAATGGCCGCGCCGATCCGGCTGCCTCGGCTCACGACATCCGCGAGACCTTCGCCCGGATGGCCATGAACGACGAGGAAACCGTCGCGCTGATCGCCGGCGGCCATACCTTCGGCAAGGCGCACGGCGCGGGCAATCCGGAGCATGTCGGTGTCGAGCCGGAAGGTGCGGCAATCGTGGAGCAGGGTCTGGGCTGGCGAAACAGCTTCGAGAGCGGCAAGGGACCCCATACGATCACCAGCGGGCTCGAAGGCGCCTGGACCAGCCATCCCACGCGTTGGGACAACGGCTATTTCGACCTGCTGTTCAAGTACGACTGGGAGCTGACCCGCAGCCCGGCCGGTGCCCAGCAATGGACGCCCGTCAACATCGCCGACGAGGACCTCGCTCCCGACGCCCACGATCCGTCCCGGCGCGTCAAGCCGATGATGGCCACGACCGATATCGCGCTCAAGACCGACCCTGCCTATCTGGAGATCTCGAAACGGTTCCACGCCCATCCGGACCAGTTCGCCGACGCCTTCGCGCGGGCATGGTTCAAGCTGACCCACCGCGACATGGGTCCGCGTGCCCGGTACCGCGGCCCTCTGGTGCCCAAGGAGGTCCTGATCTGGCAGGATCCGATCCCGGATGTGGATCACCCGCTGGTCGAGGCGGCCGATATCGCCGACCTGAAGGCGCGTATCTTCGCCTCGGGTCTGTCCGTCAGCGAGCTTGTCGCCACGGCCTGGGCCTCGGCCTCGACGTTCCGGGGTTCGGACAAGCGGGGAGGGGCCAACGGTGCCCGGATCCGTCTGGAGCCGCAGAAGGACTGGGCGGTGAACCAGCCGGCTCAGCTGGCCCGGGTTCTGTCCGCTCTGGAAGCCATCCAGACCGCCTTCAACGCGGCCCAGGCCGGCGGCAAGAAGATCTCCCTGGCCGACCTGATCGTGCTGGCCGGTTCGCTGGCTGTCCAGAAGGCCGCCCAGGACGCCGGCTTCGACGTCGAGGTGCCGTTCACGCCCGGCCGGATGGACGCCAGCCAGGCGCAGACCGACATCGAGTCCTTCGATGTTCTGGAGCCGACGGCCGACGCGTTCCGCAACTATCTGAAGACGGAATACACGCTGACGGCCGAAGAGCTGATGATCGACCGGGCGCAACTGCTGACCCTGACCGCGCCGGAGATGACGGTGCTGGTCGGCGGTCTGCGGGCGCTGAACATCAACACCGACGGTGTCCAGCACGGGGTCTTCACGAAGCGTCCGGGCCAGCTGACCAACGACTTCTTCGTCAACCTGCTGGACATGGACACCGTGTGGACCGCGACCTCGGACGAGGAGGCCGAGTTCGAAGGCCGTGACCGGGCGACCGGTGCGCCGAAATGGACCGCCACCCGCGTCGATCTCGTCTTCGGCTCCAACTCGCAGCTTCGGGCTCTGGCCGAGGTCTATGCCCAGTCGGATTCGGGCGAGAAGTTCGTCACGGACTTTGTCGCGGCCTGGACGAAGATCATGAACGCGGATCGGTTCGACCTGCGCTGA
- the tpiA gene encoding triose-phosphate isomerase, producing MKQSVKMIVGNWKMNGESAGLAEFEALAARLKSDPCRVDVAICPPATLIDRMRRIGGPAAIALGGQDCHAEPRGAYTGSISAELLVEAGCDLVIVGHSERRQMFEETDAAVSAKTAGALRAGLTPIICVGETLAQREAGEAASVVRGQILGSLHDDLTGRDWALAYEPVWAIGTGLTPTLEQIAEIHAAARAAMVERLGEGGRIAPILYGGSVNAGNARDILAVAEVGGALVGGASLKATDFLAIIHAAELALVAADAQG from the coding sequence ATGAAACAATCCGTGAAGATGATCGTCGGCAACTGGAAGATGAACGGCGAGTCTGCTGGTCTGGCCGAATTCGAGGCCTTGGCGGCCCGTTTGAAATCGGACCCTTGTCGCGTCGATGTCGCCATCTGCCCGCCGGCTACGCTGATCGACCGCATGCGCCGCATCGGAGGGCCTGCCGCCATCGCCCTGGGGGGGCAGGATTGCCATGCGGAGCCGCGGGGTGCCTACACCGGGTCGATCTCGGCGGAATTGCTCGTTGAGGCGGGTTGCGACCTCGTGATCGTTGGCCATTCGGAACGCCGCCAGATGTTCGAGGAGACGGATGCCGCTGTTTCAGCCAAGACAGCGGGTGCTCTGAGAGCCGGGCTAACGCCGATCATCTGCGTAGGTGAGACATTGGCCCAGCGTGAGGCGGGAGAAGCGGCTTCGGTCGTGCGCGGACAGATCCTCGGTTCGCTCCATGACGATCTCACAGGCAGGGACTGGGCCCTGGCCTACGAACCGGTCTGGGCGATCGGCACCGGCCTGACCCCGACGCTGGAACAGATCGCCGAGATCCATGCCGCCGCGCGGGCCGCGATGGTCGAGAGACTGGGCGAGGGCGGTCGCATCGCGCCGATCCTGTACGGCGGCTCGGTCAACGCCGGCAATGCGCGCGACATCCTCGCCGTGGCCGAGGTGGGCGGTGCCCTGGTAGGAGGTGCCTCGCTCAAGGCAACCGATTTCCTGGCCATAATCCATGCCGCCGAACTCGCCCTCGTTGCCGCTGACGCGCAAGGATGA
- the secG gene encoding preprotein translocase subunit SecG: MLQTILLVVMILISLALTGVILLQRSEGGALGMGGGPSGFMTARGAGNLLTTTTWWLGAGFVICAISLTILGNVERSNRSVVDADAVGSIALDTGPSTTTAPATNPTTPTQPAAPSLDDLEASLPTAAPAQTPAN, translated from the coding sequence ATGCTCCAGACCATTCTCCTCGTCGTCATGATTTTGATCTCGCTGGCCCTGACCGGCGTGATTCTGTTGCAGCGTTCCGAAGGGGGCGCGCTGGGCATGGGCGGCGGTCCGTCGGGCTTCATGACCGCGCGCGGGGCGGGCAATCTGCTGACCACCACGACCTGGTGGCTGGGTGCGGGTTTCGTGATCTGCGCGATCAGCCTGACCATTCTGGGCAATGTGGAGCGGTCGAACCGTTCGGTCGTCGATGCCGATGCGGTTGGCTCCATCGCCCTCGATACGGGTCCATCGACGACGACGGCCCCTGCGACCAATCCGACGACCCCGACGCAGCCGGCCGCGCCGTCGCTGGACGACCTGGAAGCCAGTCTGCCGACCGCGGCCCCGGCCCAGACGCCGGCGAACTAG